In Elaeis guineensis isolate ETL-2024a chromosome 1, EG11, whole genome shotgun sequence, a genomic segment contains:
- the LOC105039226 gene encoding uncharacterized protein: MGYTPIAMANPPKPISTCKIVREALTLPTKNVRLILPILLISIFSSFLLFLGNYLAIQPLLADLVSKFAFLGIYKPQSPEFSNLLAAIQKDFKELAADEFIVLIVAFFIQSLLQITTIHALTTTYSGELLTLEELLSKVKRGLKGPMITQVYAALLNLGYLLIVLTLAFAPLFMLNVSIAFVILDLFLLLLALLFSIYLATVLPLSAVVSVAVEGCYGVDAIGRAMKLIKGKKKQAILISLLYYLLVGATYAVQRMVVASSPLSTATQVVAGFVNVALLTALTLFALSAFVVFYYECNESHGEETIALAGDFVYGSLSTTDAHVAKELP, from the coding sequence ATGGGCTACACACCCATAGCCATGGCCAACCCTCCCAAGCCTATCAGCACCTGCAAAATCGTACGGGAGGCCCTCACCCTACCCACCAAGAACGTGAGGCTTATCCTTCCCATCCTCCTCATCTccatcttctcctccttcctcctcttcttgggCAACTACCTCGCCATCCAACCTCTCCTCGCTGATTTGGTTTCCAAGTTCGCCTTCTTGGGCATTTACAAGCCGCAGAGCCCGGAGTTCTCAAACCTCCTTGCCGCCATCCAAAAGGACTTCAAAGAGCTGGCTGCCGACGAATTCATCGTCCTCATAGTCGCCTTCTTCATCCAATCCCTGCTGCAGATCACAACGATTCATGCGCTCACCACAACGTACTCCGGGGAGCTCTTAACACTTGAAGAGTTGCTCTCAAAGGTTAAACGGGGACTGAAGGGGCCGATGATCACCCAAGTCTATGCTGCCTTGTTAAACCTGGGCTATCTCCTTATAGTTCTAACCTTGGCGTTTGCTCCATTGTTCATGTTGAATGTTTCTATTGCATTTGTCATCTTGGATCTTTTCCTACTTCTCTTGGCACTGCTATTTAGTATATATTTAGCAACGGTATTGCCATTAAGCGCAGTGGTCTCGGTAGCGGTGGAAGGTTGCTATGGAGTGGATGCAATCGGGCGTGCCATGAAGCTCatcaaagggaagaagaagcAAGCGATTTTGATCAGCCTTCTCTATTATCTACTTGTAGGTGCGACTTATGCAGTTCAGAGAATGGTCGTGGCCTCCTCTCCTCTGTCTACAGCAACTCAAGTGGTGGCAGGATTTGTTAATGTCGCGTTGCTCACGGCCTTGACGTTGTTTGCTTTGTCGGCGTTCGTGGTGTTCTACTATGAGTGCAACGAGAGCCATGGAGAAGAGACGATTGCACTTGCCGGAGACTTTGTGTATGGTAGTTTGTCTACTACTGATGCTCATGTTGCTAAAGAACTTCCATGA